A stretch of the Psychroserpens sp. Hel_I_66 genome encodes the following:
- a CDS encoding winged helix-turn-helix domain-containing protein, with protein sequence MKYNLLYFKIISITLFLVVSITSCTLEKENGHSGTIKVALREAGNQLLLRKLDSTSLILPIKELKPQVYLISFEKPISFEPSDVVTVIDSSLNLLSLSKNYRVEVVQCTDGEVAYSYQMNIEEEQTIIPCAGRNLPKACYHIKVEFLEIISQSSFKKRWTPYVLIFGILMYAGFLYLRKFKKQPISEEKNSSYSSIGSFQFYPEQNKLVKSATEISLSKKECELLEIFVANPNQIIKREALTKKVWEDNGVFVSRSLDTYISKLRKKLKDDDSIRISNIHGVGYKLEVDDVV encoded by the coding sequence ATGAAATACAACCTACTTTATTTTAAAATCATTTCCATCACACTTTTTCTTGTAGTGTCCATAACATCTTGCACATTAGAAAAAGAAAATGGTCATTCGGGCACGATAAAAGTTGCACTACGTGAAGCAGGCAATCAATTATTACTTCGGAAATTAGACTCAACATCGTTAATCTTGCCAATAAAAGAACTCAAACCACAAGTCTATCTCATATCTTTTGAAAAACCAATATCTTTTGAGCCAAGTGATGTTGTCACCGTAATAGATAGTAGTTTGAATTTATTGAGTCTATCTAAAAATTATCGTGTCGAAGTTGTTCAATGTACAGATGGTGAAGTAGCTTATAGCTATCAAATGAACATAGAGGAGGAGCAAACCATAATACCATGCGCAGGTAGAAACCTACCAAAAGCATGCTATCATATTAAAGTTGAATTTTTGGAGATTATATCTCAGAGTAGTTTTAAAAAAAGATGGACACCTTATGTTTTAATCTTTGGAATTTTAATGTATGCAGGTTTTTTATATCTACGGAAATTTAAAAAACAGCCCATTTCCGAAGAAAAAAATAGTAGTTATTCTTCAATTGGAAGTTTTCAATTCTATCCTGAGCAAAATAAGCTTGTTAAATCGGCTACCGAGATTAGCCTCTCTAAAAAGGAATGTGAACTTCTAGAGATTTTTGTTGCCAACCCTAATCAAATCATCAAACGTGAGGCGCTTACCAAAAAAGTTTGGGAGGATAACGGTGTTTTTGTGAGTAGAAGTCTGGATACTTATATCTCCAAACTTCGAAAAAAGCTAAAGGATGACGACTCGATTAGAATTAGTAATATTCACGGAGTTGGTTATAAACTCGAAGTAGATGATGTAGTTTAA
- the serC gene encoding 3-phosphoserine/phosphohydroxythreonine transaminase — MKRHNFSAGPCVLPGSVLQKASEAIINFDNGLSLLEISHRSKPFVDVMEKARALSLELLGLEGKGYKALFLQGGASTQFLMVALNMLEKRAGYLNTGTWSDKAIKEARIYDDVYEVASSKEANYNYIPKGYDIPADYDYFHCTSNNTIFGTQMKEFPNSPVPMICDMSSDIFSRDIDFSKFDIIYAGAQKNMGPAGATLVVVKEDVLGKVSRKIPSMMDYKVHISKGSMFNTPPVFAIYTSMLTLEWLKDLGGIAAIEKENDKKAQLIYSEIDLNPLFNGFATKADRSTMNATFTLANEDLKETFETMVKEAGINGLNGHRSVGGYRASMYNALSLESVGVLVDVMSELERKA, encoded by the coding sequence ATGAAAAGACATAACTTTAGCGCAGGACCTTGTGTTTTACCAGGTAGCGTTCTTCAAAAAGCTTCAGAAGCTATAATTAATTTTGATAACGGATTATCATTACTAGAAATCTCACACAGAAGTAAGCCTTTTGTTGATGTTATGGAAAAAGCCAGAGCCTTGTCTTTGGAGCTTTTAGGTCTTGAAGGTAAAGGTTATAAAGCACTTTTTTTACAAGGTGGAGCAAGTACTCAATTTTTAATGGTTGCCTTAAATATGCTAGAAAAACGTGCTGGATATTTAAATACTGGCACTTGGAGTGATAAAGCAATTAAAGAAGCTAGAATCTATGATGATGTTTACGAAGTAGCATCGTCTAAAGAAGCCAATTACAACTATATCCCAAAAGGATATGATATCCCAGCAGATTACGATTATTTTCACTGTACATCCAACAATACTATTTTTGGTACACAAATGAAAGAATTCCCAAATTCTCCTGTCCCGATGATTTGTGATATGAGTAGCGATATTTTTTCGCGTGACATTGATTTCTCAAAATTTGATATCATTTATGCTGGAGCTCAAAAAAATATGGGTCCTGCAGGAGCAACGTTGGTTGTCGTTAAAGAAGATGTATTAGGTAAAGTGTCAAGAAAAATTCCTTCTATGATGGATTATAAAGTCCATATCAGCAAAGGAAGCATGTTCAATACACCTCCTGTTTTTGCTATTTACACCTCAATGTTGACCTTAGAATGGTTAAAAGATTTAGGAGGTATTGCAGCGATAGAAAAAGAAAATGACAAAAAAGCGCAATTGATTTATTCTGAAATTGACCTTAACCCACTATTCAATGGATTCGCAACAAAAGCAGATCGCTCAACAATGAATGCAACGTTCACATTGGCCAATGAAGATTTAAAGGAAACTTTTGAAACCATGGTTAAAGAAGCGGGAATCAACGGGTTAAACGGACACAGAAGTGTTGGAGGATACAGAGCATCAATGTACAACGCACTATCTTTAGAAAGTGTAGGTGTTTTAGTAGATGTGATGAGTGAATTAGAGCGCAAGGCCTAG
- a CDS encoding acyl-CoA reductase, translated as MDLQQRINAFVKLGDFLSQFSSESFEKKDHIAHNDLFFDGFKHQIKLAKEHNGWFNKENVVFALNGWSNQLTNSNINKWLSKYEFNTESLKTIAIVMAGNIPLVGFHDFISVLISGQKVLVKQSSNDKHLLPFLAKYLEHVEPEFKGRISFTEEKLENFDAVIATGSDNTARYFEYYFRDKPSVIRKNRNSVAILTGKETEDELVALSEDIFRYYGLGCRNVSKLFVPRDYDFQKFFKAMYHWNPIIHQNKYANNYDYNKAVYLMSMFEMLENGFLMIKEDESFSSPIATVFYEYYDSEEKLKKTLSYKNDAIQCVVSNGFRDDEIKFGQTQLPNLWDYADNVDTITFSLKIC; from the coding sequence ATGGATTTACAACAAAGAATTAACGCATTTGTAAAATTAGGAGATTTTTTAAGTCAGTTTTCTTCGGAAAGTTTTGAGAAAAAAGACCATATAGCACATAATGATTTATTTTTTGACGGATTCAAACACCAAATAAAACTAGCGAAAGAACATAATGGATGGTTCAACAAAGAGAATGTAGTTTTTGCTTTAAATGGATGGTCTAACCAATTAACAAACAGCAATATCAACAAGTGGTTATCAAAGTATGAGTTCAATACCGAAAGTTTAAAAACCATTGCCATTGTAATGGCAGGAAATATTCCGCTAGTTGGTTTTCACGACTTTATTTCGGTGTTAATCTCTGGTCAAAAAGTATTGGTCAAACAATCCTCTAACGATAAACATTTACTTCCTTTTTTAGCAAAATACTTAGAGCATGTAGAACCAGAATTTAAGGGTCGCATCTCTTTTACAGAAGAAAAATTAGAAAATTTTGACGCAGTCATTGCTACAGGTAGCGATAATACAGCCCGATATTTTGAGTATTATTTTAGAGATAAACCTTCAGTTATTAGAAAGAACCGAAATTCTGTAGCTATTCTAACAGGTAAGGAAACCGAAGATGAATTGGTAGCACTTTCCGAAGATATATTTAGATACTACGGTTTGGGCTGCAGGAACGTCTCGAAGTTATTTGTGCCAAGGGATTATGACTTTCAGAAATTCTTCAAGGCCATGTACCACTGGAACCCAATAATCCACCAAAATAAATACGCCAACAACTACGATTATAACAAGGCTGTCTATTTGATGAGTATGTTTGAAATGCTGGAAAACGGTTTTCTAATGATCAAAGAAGATGAAAGTTTCTCCTCTCCTATCGCTACTGTGTTTTACGAGTACTATGACTCCGAAGAAAAATTGAAGAAGACGTTGAGCTATAAAAATGATGCGATTCAATGTGTCGTTTCTAACGGATTTAGAGATGACGAAATTAAATTTGGACAAACCCAGTTACCAAACCTTTGGGATTATGCAGATAATGTTGATACTATTACGTTTTCGTTGAAAATCTGTTAA
- a CDS encoding YceI family protein, whose protein sequence is MKTRVFTLLLTFSSIAFGYAQEKLVIDVKKSEVKWNCDYTFYFNGHNGLINFKEGYFTKSNEVIIGGEFIIDMNSITCLDIDKQDSNESLVNHLKDPDFFNVEQYETAALKINSVKYHDKKRMQIFADLTIKGITNPISFQAEVDYKEKTMTTKFKIDRTLWGVNYNSNMKDGAISEAIGFEVILSL, encoded by the coding sequence ATGAAAACAAGAGTTTTTACGCTACTTCTAACATTTAGCAGTATTGCATTTGGGTATGCACAAGAGAAATTAGTGATTGATGTTAAAAAAAGTGAAGTAAAATGGAACTGCGATTATACATTTTACTTTAATGGTCACAATGGCCTAATAAACTTTAAAGAAGGTTATTTTACAAAAAGTAATGAAGTAATTATTGGTGGTGAATTTATAATTGACATGAACTCGATAACATGCTTAGATATTGATAAACAAGATTCAAATGAAAGTTTGGTGAACCATCTTAAGGATCCAGATTTTTTTAATGTTGAACAGTATGAAACAGCTGCCTTAAAAATCAACTCTGTAAAATATCATGATAAAAAAAGGATGCAAATTTTTGCAGATTTAACGATAAAAGGAATTACAAACCCTATTTCTTTTCAAGCAGAAGTTGATTACAAAGAAAAAACGATGACCACAAAATTTAAAATAGATCGTACGCTCTGGGGAGTTAATTATAATAGTAACATGAAGGATGGTGCAATTTCTGAAGCTATTGGTTTTGAGGTCATATTAAGTCTATAA
- a CDS encoding DUF4251 domain-containing protein, with protein MKTQYIILLFIISIFTSCSSTKVSATPSQIAALDQLVENKSFVIESDWALPQTTNSLMALQNAGFFAAGDNASRINLIGNPNELKIIGDSITSKLPYYGEVQSTTGYSGSNSGINFEGELKDYRIEKNDDNSYSITFDARSNSENFDVIINLYPNLNSEMILKGTKRFPIRYTGHVSSISE; from the coding sequence ATGAAAACACAATATATTATTTTACTATTTATAATTAGCATTTTTACATCTTGCAGTAGTACTAAAGTAAGCGCAACACCTTCTCAAATTGCTGCCTTAGATCAATTGGTAGAAAATAAGTCTTTTGTTATAGAATCAGACTGGGCTTTGCCACAAACTACAAATAGCTTAATGGCACTTCAAAATGCAGGTTTCTTTGCTGCAGGAGATAACGCAAGTCGTATCAATTTAATAGGAAATCCCAATGAGCTTAAAATAATTGGTGATTCTATTACTTCAAAACTTCCTTATTACGGTGAGGTACAATCAACGACTGGATATAGTGGCTCTAACAGTGGAATTAATTTTGAAGGGGAACTCAAGGACTATCGTATTGAAAAGAACGATGATAATAGCTATTCCATAACTTTTGATGCAAGAAGTAACTCAGAAAATTTTGATGTTATCATTAATTTATACCCAAATTTAAATAGTGAGATGATTTTGAAAGGAACAAAACGCTTCCCGATTAGATATACTGGTCATGTGAGTTCGATTTCAGAATAG
- a CDS encoding 4Fe-4S dicluster domain-containing protein, whose product MAIIITDECINCGACEPECPNTAIYEGADDWRYKDGTSLEGNVVLPSGKAVDAEEAQEPISDEIYYIVPDKCTECKGFHEEPQCAAVCPVDCCVPDEDVVETEEVLLGKQRFMHPDN is encoded by the coding sequence ATGGCAATTATAATAACAGACGAATGTATTAACTGTGGCGCATGTGAACCAGAATGCCCAAATACAGCTATTTACGAAGGTGCTGATGATTGGAGATATAAAGATGGAACGAGTTTAGAAGGAAACGTTGTTTTGCCAAGTGGCAAGGCAGTAGATGCTGAGGAGGCTCAGGAACCAATTAGCGATGAGATTTACTATATTGTTCCAGATAAATGTACCGAATGCAAAGGATTTCATGAAGAGCCACAATGTGCTGCAGTTTGTCCTGTGGATTGTTGTGTGCCAGATGAGGATGTGGTTGAGACAGAGGAAGTTCTTCTTGGAAAACAACGATTTATGCATCCCGATAATTAA
- a CDS encoding DUF937 domain-containing protein — translation MAGILDLLNSDLGKTIISGVSGSTGTDQDKTSSVLTMALPVLMKAMERNASTPQGAEGLMGALKGKHDGSILDNLGGLFGGGVDEDVKDDGDKILGHVLGTKRQGVEKIIGEKSGLDMASVANILKVAAPILMGVLGKQAQQKNVSSSNDLGGLLGGLLGGSSAKQEQSFLEKILDADGDGSVIDDVAGMVLGSAKKKGGLGGLLGGIFGK, via the coding sequence ATGGCAGGTATTTTAGACTTATTAAACAGTGACCTAGGTAAAACAATTATTAGCGGTGTTTCTGGTTCAACAGGAACAGATCAAGACAAAACAAGTAGCGTTCTAACAATGGCTTTGCCAGTATTAATGAAAGCTATGGAAAGAAATGCTTCTACACCTCAAGGCGCAGAAGGCTTGATGGGAGCTCTTAAAGGAAAGCACGATGGCAGCATTTTAGATAACCTTGGTGGTTTATTTGGAGGCGGAGTTGATGAGGATGTGAAAGATGATGGTGATAAAATTTTAGGACACGTCTTAGGAACTAAAAGACAAGGTGTTGAAAAAATCATAGGTGAAAAGTCTGGTTTAGATATGGCATCTGTAGCCAATATACTTAAAGTTGCTGCACCAATATTAATGGGTGTTTTAGGAAAACAGGCACAACAAAAAAATGTAAGTTCATCAAATGATTTAGGAGGATTACTTGGTGGACTTCTTGGAGGAAGCAGTGCTAAACAAGAACAAAGTTTCTTAGAAAAAATTTTAGATGCAGATGGTGATGGTAGTGTTATTGATGATGTTGCAGGAATGGTTTTGGGAAGCGCTAAAAAGAAAGGCGGTCTTGGCGGTTTGCTAGGAGGTATTTTTGGAAAATAA
- a CDS encoding D-2-hydroxyacid dehydrogenase translates to MKVLANDGVSQSGIDALEKGGFEVITTTVAQEQLENYINENNINVLLVRSATTVRKNIIDNCPSLKIIGRGGVGMDNIDVDYARSKGLHVINTPAASSHSVAELVFGHFYGLARYLHNSNRDMPLEGDQNFKGLKKAYAKGTELKGKTLGVLGFGRIGQATAKVALGAGMKVVAFDPFMENANLELDFFDGQKVNFEIKTISKEEVLKQSDFLTLHVPAQKGYVIDEAEFNQMKDGVILANAARGGVINEVALVKAIKSGKVSGAALDVYEKEPNPEIQLLMNPALSLTPHTGAATNEAQDRIGTELAEQIISILK, encoded by the coding sequence ATGAAAGTATTAGCAAACGACGGAGTTTCACAAAGCGGAATTGACGCTTTAGAAAAAGGAGGATTTGAGGTTATTACAACCACAGTGGCTCAAGAGCAATTAGAAAATTATATCAACGAAAACAATATAAATGTTCTATTGGTGCGAAGTGCAACAACCGTTAGAAAAAATATAATAGACAACTGCCCTAGCCTAAAAATTATTGGTCGTGGAGGTGTTGGTATGGACAATATTGATGTAGACTATGCTCGTAGCAAAGGTTTGCATGTAATTAATACACCTGCAGCATCATCACATTCTGTCGCAGAGTTAGTTTTTGGTCATTTCTACGGATTGGCACGTTACTTACATAATTCAAATCGCGATATGCCACTAGAAGGTGATCAAAACTTCAAAGGTTTAAAGAAAGCATATGCTAAGGGAACAGAACTTAAAGGTAAAACTTTAGGGGTTTTAGGCTTTGGACGTATTGGTCAAGCTACTGCAAAAGTGGCATTAGGTGCTGGTATGAAAGTTGTTGCATTTGATCCTTTTATGGAAAATGCTAATCTAGAATTAGACTTCTTTGATGGACAGAAAGTCAATTTTGAGATAAAGACAATTTCAAAAGAAGAGGTTTTGAAACAGTCAGATTTTTTAACACTTCACGTACCTGCACAAAAAGGTTATGTCATTGATGAAGCCGAATTCAACCAAATGAAAGATGGTGTAATTTTGGCAAATGCTGCGAGAGGTGGTGTAATCAATGAAGTAGCACTTGTAAAAGCTATCAAAAGTGGCAAAGTATCTGGAGCTGCATTGGATGTGTATGAAAAAGAACCTAATCCAGAAATTCAATTATTAATGAATCCTGCTCTTTCCCTTACGCCACATACTGGAGCAGCTACAAACGAAGCACAAGATAGAATAGGTACAGAGTTGGCAGAACAAATTATTAGTATCTTAAAATAA
- a CDS encoding type IX secretion system membrane protein PorP/SprF → MKKIIIYLVLATSTFGYSQELNLPVWTQYLADNDFIVSPTFAGIGDNLKVRLNGLTQWVGIKNAPDNQALYADFRIANQSGVGLSMYNDRNGNTRQKGVKFSFAHHIILDYTSKQYLSFGLSYNINTFRIDIENFQPTEEIPIVDPSIADDRARSNNNFDIGLLYRWDRFYASVNANNILDKNIDDFQGFEPSKLLNFQAYTGYVFTNENDKSIEYEPSVFYQMFNSDRRSATDVNFKYRKFNRSGDYYWVGGSYRFLNDQFFQPLNFGPMAGIMKNNFYFAYSYQMTINDLSGYNSGTHSITIGIDLLQGISDCPCTKGTSYRKYKYNGTNH, encoded by the coding sequence ATGAAAAAAATAATTATATATCTCGTTTTAGCTACTTCTACTTTTGGATATTCACAAGAGCTAAACTTACCTGTATGGACCCAATATCTTGCAGATAACGATTTTATTGTTTCTCCAACTTTTGCAGGAATCGGTGATAATCTTAAAGTGAGATTAAACGGTCTTACGCAATGGGTTGGGATCAAAAATGCTCCAGACAATCAAGCTCTATATGCAGATTTTAGAATTGCAAATCAATCTGGAGTTGGACTTTCTATGTATAACGATAGAAATGGTAATACCCGTCAAAAAGGGGTTAAATTCTCATTTGCGCACCATATTATATTAGATTATACCTCAAAACAATATTTATCTTTTGGCTTATCTTACAATATCAACACGTTTAGAATTGATATAGAAAATTTTCAGCCAACGGAAGAAATTCCAATCGTTGATCCCAGTATTGCAGATGATAGAGCACGATCGAATAACAATTTTGATATTGGCTTGTTATATAGATGGGATCGCTTTTACGCTAGTGTAAATGCTAATAATATATTGGATAAGAATATTGATGACTTTCAAGGTTTTGAACCTAGTAAACTTTTAAATTTTCAAGCATACACTGGTTATGTGTTCACTAATGAGAATGATAAAAGCATTGAATATGAGCCATCTGTATTTTACCAAATGTTCAATAGTGATAGACGATCTGCAACAGATGTCAATTTCAAATACAGAAAGTTTAACCGTAGCGGTGATTATTACTGGGTTGGTGGATCTTACCGATTTTTAAACGATCAATTTTTTCAACCACTTAATTTTGGACCGATGGCTGGTATCATGAAAAACAACTTTTATTTTGCCTATTCATATCAAATGACCATAAATGATCTTTCAGGATACAACTCGGGAACACATAGTATTACTATTGGTATTGATTTATTACAAGGCATAAGTGACTGTCCTTGTACAAAGGGAACAAGTTATAGAAAGTATAAATATAATGGCACCAACCATTAA